A genomic segment from Takifugu rubripes chromosome 20, fTakRub1.2, whole genome shotgun sequence encodes:
- the LOC101068185 gene encoding mitochondrial coenzyme A transporter SLC25A42, giving the protein MAQRVKEQSLSVAQTTVLALPPPSQPKALRSSGTALDSLLCGAFAGGVAKTVIAPLDRTKIIFQVSSKRFSAKEAFRLIRCTYVKDGLLSLWRGNSATVFRVMPYAAIQFCSHELFKTRLGVHYGYQGKALPPFPRFMAGSLAGTTAVMLTYPLDMVRARMAVTAREMYSNIMHVFVRIFQEEGVKTLYRGFMPTILGVIPYAGITFFTYETLKKLHTEKTKRSQPHPHERLAFGACAGLIGQSASYPLDVVRRRMQTAGVTGWSYGTILGTMRAIAAQEGLVRGLYKGLSMNWLKGPVAVGVSFTTFDLAHNLLLKLHQADCFTH; this is encoded by the exons ATGGCCCAGCGTGTGAAGGAGCAGAGCCTGTCTGTGGCCCAGACCACCGTCCTGGCTCTGCCGCCTCCCAGCCAGCCAAAG GCCCTGAGGTCCAGCGGGACGGCGCTGGACTCCCTGCTGTGCGGGGCTTTCGCCGGAGGCGTGGCCAAAACTGTGATCGCGCCTCTGGATCGCACCAAGATCATTTTCCAAG tttcctccaaAAGATTCTCAGCAAAG GAGGCCTTCAGGCTCATCCGCTGCACCTACGTGAAGGACGGCCTGCTCAGCTTGTGGAGGGGCAACTCGGCCACCGTCTTCAGGGTCATGCCCTACGCCGCCATCCAGTTCTGCTCACACGAACTCTTTAAGACACGACTGGGAGTGCACTACGGGTACCAGGGAAA AGCCTTGCCGCCGTTCCCACGTTTCATGGCGGGTTCTCTGGCCGGCACCACGGCCGTGATGCTCACCTACCCGTTAGACATGGTCCGAGCCCGGATGGCAGTGACGGCCAGAGAGAT GTACAGCAACATCATGCATGTTTTCGTCCGGATCTTCCAGGAGGAAGGTGTGAAGACTCTTTACAGGGGGTTTATGCCCACGATCCTGGGGGTCATCCCGTACGCCGGGATCACCTTTTTCACATATGAAACCCTCAAAAAGCTGCACACAG AGAAAACCAAGAGATCCCAGCCGCACCCGCACGAGCGCCTGGCTTTCGGCGCCTGCGCGGGCCTGATCGGACAGTCGGCCTCTTACCCTCTGGATGTGGTGCGGCGGCGCATGCAGACGGCCGGCGTCACGGGCTGGTCGTACGGCACCATTCTGGGGACCATGCGCGCCATCGCGGCTCAGGAGGGACTGGTGCGGGGACTGTACAAAGGCCTGAGCATGAACTGGCTGAAGGGGCCGGTGGCCGTGGGAGTCAGCTTCACCACCTTCGACCTCGcccacaacctgctgctcaagCTGCACCAGGCCGACTGCTTCACCCACTGA